One Weissella ceti DNA window includes the following coding sequences:
- a CDS encoding biotin transporter BioY has translation MNVKELSLTGILLSMVLVLAPMTVPLGIVPFSMQTFIIPMAVCLLSRRNGLLLVAAYLLLGGFGLPVFANWHGGWAVFAGPTGGYLIGLLAFPLIVGRLGQAKNEWLTVTVSLLLAGTLQLFIGGIWLANIMHTSLIAGLQMGVFPFVLMMFVKTAAVMSVLKIIAQRKILTNIVKDVI, from the coding sequence ATGAATGTAAAAGAATTATCATTAACAGGTATTTTATTAAGTATGGTACTGGTGTTAGCGCCAATGACAGTGCCATTAGGGATTGTTCCCTTTAGTATGCAAACTTTTATTATCCCAATGGCGGTATGTCTATTGTCACGTCGAAATGGTTTGTTGCTTGTGGCGGCATATCTTTTGTTAGGTGGGTTTGGATTACCGGTGTTTGCCAATTGGCATGGCGGATGGGCGGTGTTTGCTGGGCCAACAGGTGGTTATCTAATTGGATTACTAGCCTTTCCATTGATTGTCGGACGATTGGGACAAGCCAAGAATGAATGGCTAACTGTAACGGTGAGTTTATTGCTAGCTGGAACGTTACAATTATTCATTGGTGGCATTTGGTTAGCAAACATTATGCACACATCTTTGATTGCAGGGTTGCAAATGGGCGTTTTCCCATTTGTTTTGATGATGTTTGTCAAGACAGCGGCCGTTATGAGTGTTCTAAAGATTATTGCGCAGCGTAAGATATTAACAAATATTGTCAAAGACGTTATTTAA
- the trhA gene encoding PAQR family membrane homeostasis protein TrhA, giving the protein MQTNTPTSRYIITNEVFNAITHGLGVLLSLVGMSLLMLKGVALHSTVYIVSYAIYGTTMFLLFLCSTLFHSFIFTRAKKVFQVFDHDSIYLLIAGSYTPFCLLSIKGWLGWSLFTVIWLLAIIGIVYKSLTLRHTHKISNISTLIYIIMGWLCLIAIKPLYDALSIEGVALLAGGGVAYTIGAFFYSLAKIRYMHVVWHFFVLLGAFLMFLSVYWYT; this is encoded by the coding sequence ATGCAAACCAACACACCAACGTCACGCTATATCATTACTAATGAAGTTTTCAATGCAATCACACACGGACTAGGCGTGCTACTCAGCTTGGTTGGGATGAGCTTACTTATGTTGAAAGGTGTGGCATTACATTCAACCGTTTATATTGTGTCTTATGCTATTTATGGCACAACCATGTTTTTGTTATTCTTATGTTCAACTTTATTTCACAGTTTCATTTTCACTCGTGCTAAAAAGGTCTTTCAAGTCTTTGATCACGATTCAATTTATTTACTCATCGCTGGTAGCTACACGCCGTTTTGTCTTCTAAGTATTAAGGGATGGTTAGGCTGGAGTTTATTCACAGTTATCTGGTTATTAGCAATAATCGGTATTGTTTACAAATCATTAACACTACGACACACGCACAAAATCTCTAACATCTCAACGCTTATCTATATTATTATGGGCTGGTTATGTTTAATTGCTATCAAGCCGCTCTATGACGCATTAAGTATTGAAGGTGTTGCTTTGCTAGCTGGTGGTGGCGTGGCCTATACAATTGGAGCTTTCTTTTACAGCCTAGCTAAGATTCGCTACATGCATGTTGTTTGGCATTTCTTCGTCCTACTAGGAGCATTTTTGATGTTTTTATCTGTGTACTGGTACACTTAA
- a CDS encoding acetyl-CoA carboxylase carboxyltransferase subunit beta has product MLDFLKRSTKLTKVTRDTTLYDQMPTNLFIDCPYCRTRLYEKQLGVLKVCPECDYGFRLTATERIGQIATTFTELDADVVGPTVDFPGYETKRQQLQKKTGMKEAVVTGIADIQGAQVALGAMDTHFIMGSLGQGVGEKITRLFEYATSHQLPVVLFTASGGARMQEGILSLMQMAKISGAINNHAKAGLFYLVVLTDPTMGGVTASFAMDGDVIIAEPHAMVGFAGRRVIEQTMHETLPLDFQRAEMLRSDGHIDQVVSREHLSTLIARLVTLHQPTRKG; this is encoded by the coding sequence ATGCTAGATTTCCTCAAACGTTCAACTAAATTAACAAAGGTGACACGTGACACAACCTTATATGATCAAATGCCAACCAATTTGTTTATTGATTGTCCGTACTGTCGAACACGATTATACGAAAAGCAATTAGGGGTTTTGAAAGTATGTCCAGAATGTGATTATGGTTTTCGCTTAACAGCAACTGAACGAATTGGTCAAATTGCGACGACATTTACAGAATTAGATGCTGATGTGGTCGGACCAACCGTTGATTTTCCTGGTTATGAGACCAAGCGCCAACAATTACAAAAAAAGACGGGGATGAAGGAAGCTGTAGTAACCGGAATTGCGGACATTCAAGGTGCACAAGTTGCGCTTGGTGCAATGGATACGCATTTTATTATGGGTTCACTGGGCCAAGGGGTTGGAGAAAAAATCACTCGCCTATTTGAATATGCAACGTCTCATCAATTGCCAGTGGTGTTATTTACAGCGTCTGGTGGAGCCCGTATGCAAGAAGGTATTTTGTCTCTGATGCAAATGGCGAAGATTTCAGGAGCCATTAATAATCATGCAAAAGCTGGTTTGTTTTATCTAGTGGTCTTAACTGATCCGACAATGGGCGGTGTGACCGCATCGTTTGCGATGGACGGTGATGTAATCATCGCAGAACCGCATGCAATGGTTGGTTTTGCTGGGCGTCGAGTAATCGAACAAACGATGCATGAGACTCTACCATTAGATTTTCAACGTGCTGAAATGTTACGAAGTGACGGGCATATTGATCAAGTGGTGTCACGAGAACACCTATCAACATTAATTGCTCGCTTAGTAACATTACACCAACCGACACGAAAGGGGTAA
- a CDS encoding bifunctional glycosyltransferase/CDP-glycerol:glycerophosphate glycerophosphotransferase: MNETTKQYISGLVSVVVPAYNAADFLEDNVTSYLEQTLSNIEIIIVNDGSKDNTQQIAEKLAKKDTRVRVVNKINGGLSSARNAGVEAASGEYLFFIDPDDYMEDDTLETLFSSLELTGSDVAITGYDLEYPKKTNLPGAWMQQLFSQTKQHFTVQEFPNVLQASTAWGKLIRASFYEQAGLTFIDGILYEDQPFTAKMYASAKNGIDLIGAYKVHWVQRDESISHQVTVDDLYARLNAAQLTLEILSENADEHVKTARLVQNLNNDFRYIMRQFNKVSDEYNALIFKALPQFYNLLADKSQLDAIVDVAYQLLAKGDVETFSALLEATNISNYKMKLISQQGQPVVDWSPLKYIGEFSSTGHVLSENFQPRAFISGFDAGEDGVDLDIQAYVTKLDDHEFSYDVRLQLVEIEPTGEQDNVLFELTPSAQFAKPDTIREHKEWWADYSDNFYRFTVPNQVCQQLETRVRLQVVISVGGQEYITDVNRVRNNSTGRWQNVPLSKTNQICLKKDKTSKSGFYYLEYVPVATVELQTSNDAELSFKITSGVPLAAAEMVSIGRHKKKLKLQLNSSDEENVYTVHVSLKKLRRLYHILKDILTKHRPKQKNWQFNLLDTQSNPVLSLIDTQNPIVDHNVAMTNLPTGNAKLMVAPVVEVKHAQVTDNTLHMDVRALNVPAEGLDVCVDVVAKKAKIKQRIHLNGEQVNHVEVALTHSVFGQEVPLPITQYTISFKNLRNREFNTFYDEAFVKSLPFDGYHDAIHNHRIDFNYSKRKLRVQFFNEMPDEDKGGYGWSRLLSEYLNSSKPVDPKKVLFRTYYGESVTDNAVALTEEILKRPDKDLTIYWAVQNQHIAVPAGTHRVIINSAEWFDILATAGTVVENVHQINYMHKKPGQRIVQAFHGYPYKQMGRAFYEDKEYTLARIKSFQDREAQWDFILSPAPYATPLYQDSFNFYGKMLEVGHPRNDILVDANRATERADINKQVRQRLHIGMDKKIVLYAPTYRDYASDTEFASHRVDFVDYNKLAKQLGDEYVLLIRGHMMNRRAGDTVDANNVIDVTAYPEILDLIIASDMAVLDYSSLRFDYAQTGKPMIFLVPDLALYEETRGGLMPYLPTAPGWIVNSQQELADAINHADDYMTLFGDAWTTFRATYTPMDDGKASQRMVDLLFKQEDATK; encoded by the coding sequence ATGAATGAAACGACTAAACAGTACATTTCGGGTCTAGTAAGTGTGGTTGTACCAGCGTACAATGCAGCTGATTTTCTAGAAGATAATGTGACATCATATTTGGAACAAACATTGTCAAACATCGAAATTATCATTGTAAATGATGGATCAAAAGATAATACACAACAGATTGCGGAAAAGTTAGCGAAAAAAGATACACGTGTTCGTGTTGTGAATAAGATCAATGGTGGGTTATCAAGTGCACGTAACGCTGGAGTTGAAGCAGCAAGTGGTGAGTACTTGTTCTTCATAGATCCAGATGATTACATGGAAGATGATACCTTAGAAACGTTATTTTCATCATTGGAGTTAACCGGGTCAGACGTTGCGATTACAGGATATGATTTAGAATATCCAAAGAAAACCAATTTGCCAGGAGCGTGGATGCAACAATTGTTTTCACAAACCAAGCAGCACTTTACAGTGCAAGAATTTCCTAATGTGCTACAAGCATCTACTGCATGGGGAAAACTAATTCGTGCATCTTTTTATGAACAAGCAGGGCTAACGTTTATTGATGGTATCTTATATGAAGACCAACCATTTACTGCGAAAATGTATGCGAGTGCCAAGAATGGGATTGATTTAATTGGTGCATATAAAGTGCACTGGGTACAACGTGACGAATCTATTTCGCACCAAGTAACGGTCGACGATCTATATGCACGACTGAATGCGGCACAACTAACATTAGAAATTTTGTCAGAAAACGCAGATGAACATGTTAAAACTGCGCGATTAGTTCAAAATTTGAATAATGATTTCCGTTACATTATGCGTCAATTCAATAAGGTTAGCGATGAATACAATGCTTTAATTTTTAAGGCGTTGCCACAATTTTATAATTTGTTAGCTGATAAGTCACAATTAGATGCGATTGTAGATGTTGCCTATCAATTGTTAGCAAAGGGTGATGTTGAGACATTCTCAGCCTTATTAGAAGCAACAAACATTTCAAATTACAAAATGAAATTGATTAGTCAACAAGGACAACCTGTAGTTGATTGGTCTCCTTTGAAATATATTGGAGAGTTTAGCTCGACTGGTCATGTATTGTCAGAGAATTTTCAGCCACGTGCGTTTATTAGCGGATTTGATGCGGGTGAAGATGGTGTAGATCTAGACATTCAAGCCTATGTAACAAAGCTGGATGATCATGAGTTTTCATATGACGTACGTCTGCAATTAGTTGAAATTGAGCCAACTGGTGAACAAGACAATGTCTTATTCGAACTAACACCAAGTGCTCAATTTGCAAAACCAGATACAATTCGTGAGCACAAAGAGTGGTGGGCAGATTATTCGGATAATTTCTATCGTTTTACGGTGCCAAATCAAGTGTGTCAACAACTCGAGACACGTGTAAGACTACAAGTAGTTATTTCGGTAGGTGGTCAGGAATACATTACGGATGTGAATCGTGTACGAAACAATTCAACAGGTCGCTGGCAAAATGTACCACTTTCAAAGACTAACCAAATTTGTCTAAAAAAAGACAAAACATCTAAGAGTGGTTTTTATTACCTGGAATATGTACCAGTGGCAACAGTTGAATTGCAAACAAGTAATGATGCTGAGCTAAGCTTTAAAATCACGTCAGGCGTGCCACTTGCTGCAGCCGAAATGGTGTCGATTGGCCGCCATAAGAAAAAGCTTAAATTACAACTCAACAGTTCAGATGAGGAAAATGTCTATACTGTACACGTTTCACTTAAAAAGTTGCGTCGTCTGTATCATATTTTGAAAGATATTTTGACAAAGCATCGTCCAAAACAAAAAAATTGGCAATTTAATTTGTTAGATACACAAAGCAATCCGGTTTTGAGTTTAATTGACACCCAAAATCCCATCGTTGATCACAACGTGGCAATGACTAATTTGCCCACTGGCAATGCTAAATTAATGGTCGCACCGGTTGTTGAGGTCAAGCATGCACAAGTTACGGATAATACCTTACACATGGATGTACGCGCATTAAATGTTCCCGCGGAGGGACTGGATGTGTGCGTGGATGTTGTCGCGAAAAAGGCTAAGATTAAGCAACGCATCCATTTAAATGGTGAACAAGTAAATCATGTAGAGGTTGCATTGACGCATAGTGTCTTTGGTCAAGAAGTACCATTGCCAATTACGCAATACACGATTTCATTTAAAAATTTAAGAAATCGAGAATTTAATACATTCTACGATGAAGCATTCGTTAAAAGTTTGCCATTTGATGGATATCACGATGCTATTCATAACCATCGTATCGATTTTAATTACAGCAAGCGTAAATTGCGTGTTCAATTCTTTAATGAGATGCCCGACGAAGATAAGGGTGGCTACGGTTGGAGTCGTTTATTGTCAGAATACTTGAATTCATCAAAGCCGGTTGACCCCAAAAAAGTATTGTTCCGTACTTATTATGGTGAATCAGTAACTGATAATGCGGTTGCGTTGACGGAAGAGATTCTAAAACGTCCAGATAAGGATTTAACAATTTATTGGGCAGTCCAAAACCAACATATTGCCGTGCCAGCAGGAACACATCGTGTCATCATCAATTCGGCAGAATGGTTTGATATTCTGGCTACGGCTGGTACTGTAGTTGAAAATGTGCACCAAATTAATTATATGCATAAGAAGCCTGGCCAACGTATTGTACAAGCATTCCACGGGTATCCTTATAAGCAAATGGGGCGTGCATTCTATGAAGATAAAGAATACACTTTAGCGCGAATTAAATCATTCCAAGATCGTGAAGCGCAATGGGACTTTATTTTGTCACCAGCACCATATGCGACGCCATTATATCAAGATAGCTTTAACTTCTATGGTAAGATGCTAGAAGTTGGGCATCCCCGAAATGATATTTTAGTTGATGCTAATCGTGCCACTGAACGTGCGGATATTAATAAACAAGTACGTCAACGTTTGCACATTGGGATGGATAAGAAGATTGTGCTTTATGCACCGACTTACCGTGACTATGCATCTGACACTGAATTTGCTTCACATCGTGTGGATTTTGTTGATTACAACAAATTAGCAAAGCAGTTAGGAGATGAGTACGTACTGTTGATTCGTGGACACATGATGAATCGTCGTGCAGGGGATACTGTTGATGCCAACAATGTGATTGATGTGACGGCATACCCAGAAATTCTTGATTTGATCATTGCCTCAGACATGGCTGTATTAGACTACTCATCATTACGTTTTGATTATGCGCAAACTGGTAAACCAATGATCTTCTTGGTCCCAGACTTAGCATTGTATGAAGAAACACGTGGTGGATTAATGCCATATTTGCCAACTGCACCTGGTTGGATCGTGAATTCGCAACAAGAATTAGCGGATGCGATTAATCATGCGGATGATTATATGACATTATTTGGGGATGCATGGACAACATTCCGTGCAACGTATACACCAATGGATGACGGTAAAGCATCACAACGTATGGTTGATCTTTTGTTTAAGCAAGAGGATGCGACCAAATAA
- the accA gene encoding carboxyltransferase subunit alpha: MKSLKETLIPTKKPLTAAEIVVKAREDRFDSYDFFEQVFDDFVELHGDHRGHEDNSIIGGLALLGDVPVTVIATRKGKDLAEKLKTHNGSPQPAGYRKAVHLMQQADKFNRPVIMFVNTPGAYPGKSAEQMGQGGAIADAIRTSMDLKVPVLSVIYGEGGSGGALALAVANRVAMFEHATYSVLSPEGFASILWRDASRANEAADVMGLTAGVLQQQGVIDHIVPDMRPRKILRYLRSWLTDEVEQLQRLTGDELVIDRQARFRKF; the protein is encoded by the coding sequence ATGAAGAGCTTAAAAGAAACTCTGATACCAACAAAAAAGCCTCTGACAGCGGCTGAAATAGTTGTGAAGGCACGTGAAGATCGTTTTGATAGCTATGACTTTTTTGAACAAGTGTTTGATGATTTTGTGGAATTACATGGTGATCATCGCGGTCATGAAGATAATAGTATTATTGGTGGATTAGCATTGTTAGGGGATGTTCCAGTCACAGTCATTGCGACCCGTAAAGGTAAGGATTTAGCTGAAAAGCTAAAGACACACAACGGATCGCCACAACCAGCCGGTTACCGTAAAGCTGTGCACCTTATGCAACAAGCGGATAAATTTAACCGACCTGTCATTATGTTCGTAAATACACCTGGAGCATATCCTGGTAAGAGCGCAGAACAAATGGGACAAGGTGGTGCGATTGCAGATGCCATTCGAACTAGTATGGATTTAAAAGTACCAGTCCTTAGTGTGATTTATGGTGAAGGTGGGTCTGGTGGAGCTTTAGCTCTTGCCGTGGCCAATCGGGTCGCCATGTTTGAACATGCGACTTATTCAGTATTAAGTCCAGAAGGCTTTGCCTCAATCCTTTGGCGTGATGCTAGTAGAGCTAATGAAGCTGCTGATGTCATGGGGTTGACAGCTGGCGTATTGCAGCAACAAGGGGTGATTGACCACATTGTACCTGACATGCGACCGCGAAAGATTTTACGTTACTTACGTAGTTGGTTAACTGATGAGGTGGAACAATTACAACGTTTGACTGGTGATGAACTGGTAATTGATCGTCAAGCACGTTTTAGGAAATTCTAA
- a CDS encoding biotin--[acetyl-CoA-carboxylase] ligase — MQTLFFETLDSTQYEAKRQLDAGLISTPTCLFAKTQTNGYGRFKRPFYSPNNGLYMTIVLPVQQLKCSDTLLTHATAIALVSTLTAHGYQGVGIKWINDLYMKNRKVAGILIEKQTCGDMTYFLIGIGLNVNAQVIPSDLKNKMGILNDKYMQDPKQLMLDIQEMLMTCIVLSDHEILQHYRQSCMVLERHIQAEVGHDVISGIAKGIDSRGGLIIMTGSGEKIIHTGELVHVNVLEKKED, encoded by the coding sequence ATGCAAACATTGTTTTTTGAGACACTAGACTCAACTCAATATGAAGCGAAACGACAACTTGATGCTGGCTTAATCAGTACACCAACTTGTTTATTTGCTAAAACACAAACTAATGGTTATGGACGCTTTAAGCGTCCTTTTTATTCACCAAACAACGGTTTGTATATGACGATTGTTTTACCAGTCCAACAGTTAAAATGCTCAGATACATTATTAACGCATGCCACAGCAATTGCGTTGGTTAGTACCTTAACGGCTCATGGATATCAAGGTGTGGGGATTAAATGGATCAACGACTTGTATATGAAAAATCGCAAAGTCGCAGGTATTTTGATTGAAAAGCAGACATGTGGGGATATGACTTACTTTCTAATTGGTATCGGACTAAATGTGAATGCACAAGTTATCCCATCTGATTTGAAAAATAAGATGGGGATATTGAACGACAAGTATATGCAAGATCCAAAGCAATTAATGCTAGATATCCAAGAGATGTTAATGACGTGTATTGTACTTTCCGATCATGAGATCTTACAACATTATCGACAGAGTTGTATGGTACTAGAACGTCATATACAGGCTGAAGTTGGTCATGACGTAATATCAGGTATTGCTAAAGGTATTGATTCACGAGGTGGTCTAATCATCATGACAGGATCAGGTGAAAAAATTATTCATACAGGTGAGTTAGTACATGTGAATGTGTTGGAAAAGAAGGAAGATTAA
- a CDS encoding WxL domain-containing protein: MKTTSMGLLTTLALTFAGTLLATPSAQAANYDAQGQDAATTAKVLFKPADTNPEKPQVPGTDPENPETPGDNQGTESEALLKITYLSDMDFGEQKVDKMGKNINAKLIDTSAGNKIAPYMQISDMRGTAAGWHLKVSQDGEFKTKDDAQTPLPGSYISFGKAKVMGFDGQELTNGVTSYEQKLNAGNGDSTIMNAEVGAGQGTTFGQFGTPDTETNTTDGVTMNAQTGVTPLAKEYEVTLNWKLEAAPI; encoded by the coding sequence ATGAAGACGACTTCAATGGGACTATTAACTACATTAGCACTTACATTTGCTGGTACTTTACTGGCAACACCTTCTGCACAAGCAGCAAATTACGATGCACAGGGTCAAGATGCGGCAACAACTGCGAAGGTGCTCTTTAAACCTGCGGACACTAATCCAGAAAAGCCGCAAGTACCAGGGACAGATCCAGAGAATCCAGAAACACCGGGTGACAATCAAGGTACAGAAAGCGAAGCCTTGCTGAAAATTACATATCTATCAGATATGGATTTCGGTGAACAAAAAGTTGATAAGATGGGTAAGAACATCAATGCTAAGTTGATCGACACCTCTGCTGGAAATAAAATTGCACCATATATGCAAATTTCTGACATGCGTGGAACTGCGGCTGGATGGCATTTGAAGGTAAGCCAAGACGGAGAATTCAAGACTAAGGATGATGCGCAGACGCCTTTGCCTGGATCATACATTTCATTCGGAAAGGCGAAAGTGATGGGCTTTGATGGTCAAGAATTAACGAATGGTGTGACATCGTATGAGCAAAAGCTAAATGCGGGTAATGGTGACAGTACTATTATGAACGCTGAAGTTGGGGCTGGACAAGGAACGACCTTTGGTCAATTTGGAACACCAGATACAGAGACCAATACGACTGATGGTGTAACAATGAATGCACAAACTGGCGTTACGCCATTGGCTAAAGAATATGAAGTTACATTGAATTGGAAGCTAGAAGCAGCCCCAATTTAA
- a CDS encoding LacI family DNA-binding transcriptional regulator, producing MSINEIAALANVSKGTVSRVINNKGYVSEATRKKVEDVIRENNYVPNQLARNLSNGNSKTVAIMCPYPGYECITRGILAAACEADYAAVFFETHLNPEKERHILNLLKEHYFDALIILRCSLPYSEIEEYQTEKNNIVTCQMNDSDKISTLALDFTSLQTSITNFIKYRQEDFGIVLSRDAIMADEIQTTMHATYNELQADNQFVYQIEPGMAGGIDFAEYIIENNEMATLPDVMWFDDVTTAAGFKQTFQFANLDVPDIIVLGVSPLAQFAQFITLSCHEYKYGQLVYNLIGQPISKELLTSNVTLPSKLNPELA from the coding sequence ATGTCAATTAACGAAATTGCCGCCCTTGCAAATGTAAGCAAAGGGACTGTGTCACGTGTCATCAACAACAAAGGATATGTCAGTGAAGCGACTCGTAAAAAGGTCGAAGATGTGATTCGCGAAAACAATTATGTACCTAACCAATTAGCGCGTAATTTAAGTAATGGTAATTCAAAAACTGTCGCCATTATGTGCCCATATCCTGGCTATGAATGTATTACACGCGGTATTTTAGCGGCCGCCTGTGAAGCTGATTATGCGGCTGTCTTCTTTGAGACACATCTCAATCCCGAAAAAGAGCGCCATATTTTAAACTTATTAAAAGAACATTATTTCGATGCCCTAATTATCTTGCGTTGTTCTCTCCCTTATTCAGAAATTGAAGAGTATCAAACTGAAAAAAATAATATTGTAACGTGTCAAATGAATGACTCTGATAAAATTTCGACCCTAGCCTTAGATTTCACATCGTTGCAAACGAGCATTACGAACTTTATTAAGTATCGTCAAGAAGACTTCGGGATTGTTTTATCTCGCGATGCGATTATGGCTGATGAAATTCAAACGACGATGCATGCAACTTATAATGAGTTACAAGCTGACAACCAATTCGTTTATCAAATCGAACCAGGGATGGCTGGAGGAATCGATTTCGCCGAATACATCATCGAGAACAATGAAATGGCTACTCTCCCAGATGTCATGTGGTTTGATGATGTAACTACGGCTGCTGGTTTTAAGCAAACATTCCAATTTGCCAATTTAGATGTTCCAGATATTATTGTTTTAGGTGTCAGTCCTTTAGCTCAATTTGCGCAATTCATTACCTTGAGTTGTCATGAATATAAATATGGACAATTAGTTTACAATTTAATTGGTCAACCAATTAGCAAAGAGCTCCTAACATCTAATGTCACTTTGCCCTCTAAGCTTAATCCTGAATTAGCTTAG
- a CDS encoding DUF916 domain-containing protein yields the protein MKAKTKILVLAGLLLATLQTTTVVGQATSVIGVTPLPSKSQKGIFHGYFNLQMQPTQVEDLTFRVVNESNHEVTVDVYTDTAKTNKQMQVDYGNSTLRSTDNLPVKMDDKTIRGPRVIVLPPKSKKDIKYQLQMPKKSFEGIVSGGFTFAERTDGKDKQEKDANSPTVLNKYSYVVGFVVSEKDKPSKPQLTLDKVALAQWNKRNALKTTLSARGGDFIKGIDAQVVVINKETKKTVLDVEEKDHNIAPYSLFDWVVPLGDQKNGTRAHI from the coding sequence ATGAAAGCTAAAACAAAAATATTAGTACTAGCTGGCTTATTATTAGCAACGTTGCAGACAACTACTGTAGTAGGTCAGGCAACGAGTGTTATTGGCGTGACACCCTTGCCATCTAAAAGCCAAAAAGGAATATTCCATGGTTATTTTAATTTACAAATGCAACCAACACAAGTTGAAGATTTAACATTTCGCGTCGTAAATGAAAGTAATCATGAGGTTACTGTTGATGTATACACTGATACGGCAAAAACCAATAAACAAATGCAAGTTGATTATGGCAATAGTACCTTAAGATCGACTGATAATTTGCCCGTAAAAATGGACGATAAAACGATTAGGGGGCCAAGGGTTATTGTTTTGCCACCAAAATCAAAGAAAGACATTAAATATCAATTGCAGATGCCAAAGAAATCGTTTGAGGGTATTGTGTCTGGTGGATTTACGTTTGCAGAACGTACAGACGGAAAAGACAAGCAAGAGAAGGATGCAAATAGTCCAACTGTGTTGAACAAATATTCATATGTTGTTGGTTTTGTGGTGAGTGAGAAAGATAAACCAAGTAAACCTCAATTGACCTTAGACAAGGTTGCATTGGCACAGTGGAACAAACGGAACGCCCTGAAAACGACTTTATCAGCCAGAGGCGGTGATTTTATTAAAGGCATAGATGCGCAAGTGGTTGTAATTAATAAAGAAACGAAGAAGACTGTTTTAGATGTCGAAGAAAAGGACCATAATATTGCCCCATACAGTTTGTTTGATTGGGTTGTGCCTTTAGGGGATCAAAAAAATGGGACCCGGGCACATATCTAG